A window of the Nisaea acidiphila genome harbors these coding sequences:
- the smc gene encoding chromosome segregation protein SMC, whose translation MHLSKLRLSGFKSFVDQTELLIEEGMTGVVGPNGCGKSNLVEALRWVMGETSAKQMRGGEMDDVIFGGTSGRPARNLAEVALTVNNEDRKAPAALNDSPELEVSRRIERNKGSAYRVNGREVRARDVQLLFADAGTGARSAGLVSQGRIGAIINAKPSERRILLEEAANIRGLYTRRREAELRLRAAETNLERLEDVLKALEGQLHGLRQQAKQAQRYRTVAEQIRSAESVLLHRRWEATKEERAAAGKVLAEASDAVAAATQKAAEASTVQTETAATLPSLREAEAAAAAELQRLTLARAELDNEERRIVTAKSEAELRLRQIADDLERELALSTDAAEALERLQAEHAEIAAAREGEAEAQTEASEALAEINRAADALETRLSEMTEHIATTEARRASLQRQARMAREQVERLTRQIEKLEEDRQRLKDSAAGPGEVEAAESAVADAEAALEAAREASETAETSRNAASEAESTAREALQGVESGLARLTAEASALEQILAGDGEEEGASPILDSLSAEPGYETALGAALGDDLTAPLVEGEAVQKRYWSGSAGALSGASLPESVEPLADRIKAPQALARRLAATGVVEDFETARKLQPVLKDGQRLVSRDGGLCRWDGFVTAPGAPSSAAIRLQQRNRLGALKSEIAGVEKDRDAAAEKLEAARVSQREAAEAEKAAREAMRTAIAESETARTRRSKLAALLAEIESKLSAIDDTKVRYEGEIEEAERQRAQAEAAEVELDDVATLRAESAGYRQELADKRNELAEARSAHDRLMREAEARRTRLSAIEGEIRSWSDRNERAAVRKEELTERQVAERTEIERLDARPAEIEAQRTSLISSIAASETKRKEAADVLAEAEARQRSADETARQADRELAEAREAHIRAEGVLEQINQATAALRERILERLECQPGEILEKAGIDPEAPLPEAEEVSRRLERLTQERERIGAVNLRAEQEVAELEERIAGMESERDDLIQAIARLRGAIQTLNREGRQRLLDSFEKVNAHFQDLFTRLFGGGQAHLKMVEDDDPLDAGLEIMASPPGKKMQVMSLLSGGEQALTAVALVFAAFLTNPSPICVLDEVDAPLDDTNVDRFCTLLQEISKQTGTRFLVITHHRLTMARMDRLFGVTMAERGVSQLVSVDLAGAVELRDVS comes from the coding sequence GTGCATCTCTCCAAACTCCGTCTTTCGGGCTTCAAGTCCTTCGTCGATCAGACCGAGCTGCTGATCGAAGAGGGTATGACCGGGGTTGTCGGGCCGAACGGCTGCGGCAAGTCGAACCTCGTCGAAGCGCTCCGTTGGGTGATGGGAGAGACCTCCGCCAAGCAGATGCGCGGCGGGGAGATGGACGACGTCATCTTCGGCGGCACCTCCGGGCGGCCGGCCCGCAACCTCGCCGAGGTCGCGCTGACGGTGAACAACGAGGACCGCAAGGCACCCGCCGCCCTCAATGACTCGCCGGAACTCGAGGTCAGCCGCCGGATCGAGCGCAACAAGGGCTCTGCCTACCGGGTGAACGGCCGCGAGGTCCGGGCCCGCGACGTGCAGCTGCTTTTCGCCGATGCGGGTACCGGCGCGCGCTCGGCCGGCCTCGTCAGCCAGGGCCGTATCGGCGCCATCATCAACGCGAAACCGTCCGAACGCCGGATCCTGCTGGAAGAGGCCGCCAATATCCGCGGCCTCTATACCCGCCGGCGCGAGGCGGAACTGCGGCTCCGGGCGGCGGAAACCAATCTGGAGCGGCTGGAGGACGTGCTGAAGGCGCTCGAGGGCCAGCTCCATGGGCTGCGCCAGCAGGCCAAGCAGGCACAGCGCTACCGCACCGTCGCCGAACAGATCCGGTCCGCCGAATCGGTCCTGCTGCACCGGCGCTGGGAGGCGACCAAGGAAGAACGTGCCGCCGCCGGGAAGGTGCTGGCCGAGGCCTCCGACGCGGTCGCGGCGGCGACTCAGAAGGCGGCGGAAGCGAGCACGGTGCAGACCGAGACCGCGGCGACGCTGCCGTCCCTGCGCGAGGCCGAGGCCGCGGCGGCCGCCGAGCTGCAGCGCCTGACGCTGGCGCGGGCGGAGCTGGATAACGAGGAACGCCGGATCGTGACCGCCAAGAGCGAGGCGGAATTGCGGCTGCGGCAGATTGCCGACGATCTTGAGCGGGAGCTGGCGCTTTCGACCGACGCCGCCGAGGCGCTGGAGCGCCTGCAGGCGGAGCATGCCGAGATCGCCGCCGCCCGCGAGGGCGAGGCCGAGGCGCAGACGGAGGCGAGCGAGGCGCTGGCGGAGATCAACCGCGCCGCCGACGCACTGGAAACCCGGCTTTCGGAAATGACCGAACATATCGCCACCACGGAGGCGCGCCGGGCCAGCCTGCAGCGCCAGGCCCGGATGGCGCGCGAGCAGGTCGAGCGGCTGACCCGGCAAATCGAAAAACTCGAGGAGGACCGCCAGCGGCTGAAGGATTCGGCCGCGGGGCCGGGCGAGGTCGAGGCGGCGGAAAGCGCGGTCGCGGACGCGGAGGCGGCGCTCGAAGCGGCCCGCGAGGCGTCGGAGACTGCCGAAACGTCGCGCAACGCGGCGTCCGAGGCGGAAAGCACCGCTCGCGAGGCACTGCAGGGTGTCGAATCCGGCCTTGCCCGCCTGACCGCCGAGGCCTCCGCGCTGGAGCAGATCCTCGCCGGCGACGGCGAGGAGGAGGGCGCGTCGCCGATTCTCGATTCCCTCTCCGCCGAACCCGGATACGAGACCGCGCTCGGAGCCGCGCTCGGGGACGACCTGACGGCGCCCCTGGTCGAAGGCGAGGCAGTTCAGAAGCGCTACTGGAGCGGGTCCGCCGGCGCGCTTTCCGGTGCGTCGCTGCCGGAGAGCGTCGAGCCGCTCGCGGACCGCATCAAGGCGCCTCAGGCGCTCGCCCGGCGGCTGGCGGCGACCGGCGTGGTCGAGGATTTCGAGACCGCGCGCAAGCTGCAGCCGGTGCTGAAGGACGGCCAGCGGCTGGTCAGCCGGGACGGCGGGCTTTGCCGTTGGGACGGTTTCGTCACCGCACCGGGCGCGCCGAGCAGTGCCGCAATCCGCCTGCAGCAGCGCAACCGGCTCGGGGCGCTGAAGAGCGAGATCGCCGGGGTCGAGAAGGATCGCGACGCGGCGGCGGAAAAGCTGGAAGCCGCCCGCGTCTCGCAGCGAGAGGCGGCCGAGGCCGAGAAAGCCGCCCGCGAGGCGATGCGCACCGCGATCGCCGAGAGTGAGACGGCGCGGACCCGGCGCTCCAAGCTCGCGGCCCTGCTCGCCGAGATCGAATCGAAACTCTCCGCCATCGACGATACGAAGGTGCGCTACGAAGGCGAGATCGAGGAGGCCGAACGTCAGCGCGCGCAGGCGGAGGCCGCGGAGGTCGAACTCGACGACGTCGCGACGCTGCGGGCCGAGAGTGCGGGCTATCGCCAGGAACTGGCGGACAAGCGCAATGAGCTGGCCGAGGCGCGGAGCGCGCATGACCGGCTGATGCGCGAGGCCGAGGCGCGGCGCACCCGGCTGTCCGCCATCGAGGGCGAAATCAGGAGCTGGTCAGACCGCAACGAGCGGGCGGCGGTCCGCAAGGAGGAACTGACCGAACGGCAGGTTGCCGAGCGGACGGAGATCGAACGGCTGGATGCCCGTCCGGCGGAGATCGAGGCGCAGCGCACGTCATTGATTTCGTCCATCGCGGCTTCGGAAACGAAACGCAAGGAGGCGGCCGACGTGCTGGCCGAGGCCGAGGCGCGGCAGCGCAGCGCGGACGAGACGGCGCGGCAGGCGGACCGGGAACTCGCCGAGGCGCGCGAGGCGCACATCCGGGCGGAGGGCGTGCTGGAGCAGATCAACCAGGCAACCGCCGCGCTGCGCGAACGCATTCTTGAGCGCCTTGAATGCCAGCCCGGCGAAATCCTGGAGAAGGCCGGGATCGATCCCGAAGCCCCGCTGCCGGAGGCCGAGGAGGTCAGCCGGCGGTTGGAGCGGCTGACCCAGGAGCGCGAGCGGATCGGCGCCGTCAACCTGCGCGCCGAGCAGGAAGTGGCGGAGCTGGAGGAGCGAATCGCCGGCATGGAGAGCGAGCGGGACGACCTGATCCAGGCCATCGCCCGGCTGCGCGGTGCGATCCAGACCCTGAACCGCGAGGGCCGTCAGCGCCTGCTCGATTCCTTCGAGAAGGTGAACGCCCATTTCCAGGATCTCTTCACCCGCCTCTTCGGCGGCGGTCAGGCGCATCTGAAGATGGTCGAGGACGACGATCCGCTGGATGCCGGGCTGGAGATCATGGCGAGCCCGCCGGGCAAGAAGATGCAGGTCATGTCGCTGCTTTCCGGCGGCGAGCAGGCGCTGACCGCGGTGGCGCTGGTCTTCGCCGCGTTCCTCACCAACCCGTCGCCGATCTGCGTGCTCGACGAGGTCGATGCGCCGCTCGACGACACCAACGTCGACCGTTTCTGTACCCTATTGCAGGAGATCAGCAAGCAGACCGGTACCCGTTTCCTGGTCATCACTCACCACCGTCTGACCATGGCGCGCATGGACCGGCTGTTCGGCGTGACCATGGCGGAACGGGGTGTCAGCCAGCTGGTTTCGGTCGATTTGGCGGGCGCGGTGGAGCTTCGCGACGTGAGCTAG
- a CDS encoding DsbA family protein: MRRRTLNLVLGLGLIAPVAGMLPLPALAEGVDLEKASAPRVLGNPDAKILITEYFSMTCPHCARFHTEVLPQLKEAFIDTGKIRLEMKDFPLDQWALRASAMARCLDGKRYFAMIDILMKKQEAWSRANDPYGALVKLGKLAGLSEAQVEACMNDEPLIDYILNERLTASRDLGITSTPSFMMNGRKLDGVFTFESFEEAISDAL, translated from the coding sequence GTGCGCCGTAGAACACTAAATCTTGTGTTGGGTCTGGGCCTGATTGCACCGGTGGCCGGGATGCTGCCGCTGCCGGCGCTGGCCGAGGGCGTGGATCTGGAAAAGGCGAGCGCGCCGCGCGTGCTGGGCAATCCGGATGCGAAGATCCTGATCACCGAATATTTCTCCATGACCTGCCCGCATTGCGCGCGCTTCCACACCGAGGTGCTGCCGCAGCTGAAGGAGGCCTTCATCGATACCGGCAAGATCCGGCTGGAAATGAAGGACTTCCCGCTCGACCAGTGGGCGCTCCGGGCCTCCGCCATGGCGCGTTGTCTCGACGGCAAACGCTATTTCGCGATGATCGACATCCTGATGAAGAAGCAGGAAGCCTGGTCGCGGGCGAACGATCCCTACGGCGCGCTGGTCAAGCTCGGCAAGCTGGCGGGCCTCTCGGAGGCGCAGGTCGAGGCCTGCATGAACGACGAGCCGCTGATCGACTACATCCTGAACGAGCGCCTGACGGCGAGCCGCGATCTCGGCATCACCTCCACCCCCTCCTTCATGATGAATGGACGCAAGCTCGACGGTGTGTTCACCTTCGAGTCCTTCGAGGAGGCGATCTCGGACGCGCTCTGA
- a CDS encoding DUF721 domain-containing protein — translation MADDGTNQQTARGKRHYGGLTRVAAAAPGLGDKAMRQRGFTESRIVSDWPAIVGEVLALDTAPEKLVFPRGTTGGGTLYLRVAGAAALEVQHQIPQIIERINTVFGYGAIARIALKQGPLPKRRESTRPKLRALAPQEESRIHESVAGVGRSDLRQALEDLGKAVTARSKAKRADDTVKKRTNS, via the coding sequence ATGGCTGACGACGGCACAAACCAGCAGACAGCGCGCGGAAAGCGGCATTACGGCGGCCTGACACGGGTCGCCGCCGCCGCGCCGGGGCTCGGCGACAAGGCGATGCGGCAGCGCGGCTTCACCGAATCGCGCATCGTCAGCGACTGGCCCGCCATTGTCGGCGAGGTACTTGCGCTTGATACCGCGCCGGAAAAGCTGGTCTTTCCCCGCGGCACGACCGGCGGCGGTACCCTGTATCTGAGGGTCGCGGGCGCGGCGGCGCTGGAGGTCCAGCACCAGATCCCGCAGATCATCGAGCGCATCAACACCGTCTTCGGCTATGGCGCCATCGCGCGAATCGCGCTGAAACAGGGCCCGCTGCCGAAGCGCCGGGAGAGTACCCGGCCGAAGCTGCGGGCGCTCGCGCCGCAGGAGGAAAGCCGGATCCACGAGAGCGTCGCTGGAGTCGGGCGCAGCGATCTCCGACAGGCGCTGGAGGATCTCGGCAAGGCCGTCACCGCCCGCTCCAAGGCGAAGCGCGCTGACGATACTGTGAAAAAACGGACCAATTCCTGA
- the mutY gene encoding A/G-specific adenine glycosylase encodes MPAPASLPALLLDWYDRHHRRLPWRAPPGGRAEPYHVWLSEIMLQQTTVAAVGPYFTRFLDRWPNVTALADAPIEDVLAEWAGLGYYARARNLHKCATVVRDDYAGRFPETEEGLLALPGIGPYTAAAIAAIAFDIPATPVDGNFERVMARMHAVETPLPDAKPELKQLAAALTPEHRPGDYAQAVMDLGATICTPRKPKCLTCPWSAPCAGRIAGIAEELPKKKKKAPKPTRKGVAFWIANGRGEVLLRRRPPIGLLGGMVEIPSSAWRKEEQPLNRALAEAPVRTEWTKLPGMIRHTFTHFHLELEVYRGRATGSKPVDCFWHPVEKIGEAGLPSVMAKIAKHALRHT; translated from the coding sequence GTGCCCGCGCCCGCGTCCCTGCCCGCCCTGCTGCTCGACTGGTACGACCGCCATCACCGCCGCCTGCCCTGGCGCGCGCCGCCCGGCGGCCGCGCCGAGCCCTACCATGTGTGGCTGAGCGAAATCATGCTGCAGCAGACCACGGTCGCTGCCGTCGGGCCTTATTTCACCCGCTTCCTCGACCGCTGGCCAAACGTCACCGCGCTCGCGGATGCGCCGATCGAGGACGTGCTCGCCGAATGGGCCGGGCTCGGTTACTACGCCCGCGCCCGCAACCTGCACAAGTGCGCCACCGTAGTCCGCGACGATTACGCGGGGCGCTTCCCCGAGACGGAGGAGGGCCTGCTCGCCCTGCCGGGAATCGGGCCCTATACCGCCGCCGCCATCGCCGCCATCGCCTTCGACATTCCCGCGACCCCGGTCGACGGCAATTTCGAGCGGGTGATGGCGCGGATGCACGCGGTCGAGACCCCGCTGCCCGACGCCAAGCCGGAACTGAAGCAGCTCGCCGCCGCGCTCACGCCCGAGCATCGCCCCGGCGACTATGCCCAGGCGGTGATGGATCTCGGCGCCACGATCTGCACCCCGCGCAAGCCGAAATGCCTGACCTGCCCCTGGAGCGCGCCCTGCGCAGGCCGGATCGCGGGGATCGCGGAGGAGTTGCCGAAAAAGAAAAAGAAGGCGCCGAAACCGACCCGCAAGGGCGTCGCCTTCTGGATCGCCAACGGCCGCGGCGAGGTGCTGCTCCGGCGGCGCCCGCCGATCGGGCTCCTCGGCGGCATGGTCGAGATCCCGTCAAGCGCGTGGCGAAAAGAGGAGCAGCCGCTCAACCGCGCGCTCGCAGAGGCGCCGGTCCGTACCGAATGGACGAAACTGCCCGGCATGATCCGCCACACCTTCACGCATTTCCATCTCGAGCTCGAAGTCTATCGCGGGAGAGCGACCGGTTCGAAGCCGGTGGACTGTTTCTGGCATCCGGTGGAGAAGATCGGGGAAGCGGGCCTGCCATCGGTGATGGCGAAGATCGCGAAGCACGCTCTCCGCCACACCTGA